One window from the genome of Bdellovibrio sp. NC01 encodes:
- the ctaD gene encoding cytochrome c oxidase subunit I, with protein MGNHSSAAGENYLNHEKGLWSWLTTVDHKRIGLMYMITVMFFFLVGGIMALLLRLELFAPNTVQGVGQVLKNGDIYNQVLTYHGAIMVFMVIVPGIPAILGNFFLPIHLGAKDVAFPKINLLSWYCFMAGAALAIATFFTHKIDTGWTFYTPYSIRTGTSTVLMVLGAFIMGMSSVLTGLNFIVTVHKLRAPGMTMHRMPLFVWALYSTAILQMLATPVLAITLLLLAAEKIFGVGIFDPALGGDPVLFQHFFWFYSHPAVYIMILPAMGIVSELIATFSRKVIFGYTAIAYSSLGIAAVSFFVWGHHMFVSGQSATAGIIFSFITMLVGVPTAIKMFNWVATIYKGSVRFDSPMLFALGFLFLFAIGGVTGIMLAVLPIDVHFHDTYFVVAHFHYVMVGGTLMALMGGFYYWFPKMFGKMFNESLARLSFVFIFVGFNVTFFPQFVLGAMGMPRRYFDYIPAYETLNKISTVGSWLILTGFLFGLYTIVQGIRKGEKAPMNPWGAKTLEWQTSSPPPHFNFDVEPVVTAGPYEYR; from the coding sequence ATGGGAAATCATTCATCAGCTGCCGGCGAAAATTATTTGAATCATGAAAAAGGCTTGTGGTCTTGGTTGACGACTGTCGACCATAAACGTATCGGCCTTATGTACATGATCACAGTTATGTTCTTCTTCTTGGTGGGCGGTATCATGGCCCTTCTACTTCGTTTGGAACTTTTTGCTCCAAATACAGTACAAGGTGTTGGCCAAGTTTTGAAAAACGGCGATATCTACAACCAAGTTCTTACGTACCACGGTGCGATCATGGTCTTCATGGTTATCGTTCCTGGTATCCCTGCGATCCTTGGTAACTTCTTCCTTCCAATTCACTTGGGTGCGAAGGACGTTGCGTTCCCGAAAATCAATCTTCTAAGCTGGTACTGCTTCATGGCGGGTGCGGCTTTGGCGATTGCAACTTTCTTCACGCACAAGATTGATACAGGTTGGACGTTCTATACTCCGTACTCTATCCGTACTGGTACATCGACTGTGTTGATGGTTCTTGGTGCGTTCATCATGGGTATGTCGTCAGTATTGACGGGTTTGAACTTCATCGTAACGGTTCACAAATTGAGAGCTCCAGGTATGACAATGCACCGTATGCCATTGTTCGTATGGGCGCTTTACTCAACTGCGATCCTTCAGATGTTGGCGACTCCGGTTCTTGCGATCACATTGTTGTTGTTGGCTGCTGAGAAAATCTTCGGTGTTGGTATCTTCGATCCAGCGCTTGGTGGTGACCCGGTATTGTTCCAACATTTCTTCTGGTTCTATTCGCATCCAGCGGTTTACATCATGATCCTTCCAGCAATGGGTATCGTGTCTGAGCTGATCGCGACGTTCTCTAGAAAAGTGATCTTCGGTTACACGGCGATTGCTTACTCTTCACTAGGTATCGCAGCGGTGTCCTTCTTCGTTTGGGGTCACCATATGTTCGTATCTGGTCAATCAGCAACTGCAGGTATCATCTTCTCGTTCATCACGATGCTAGTTGGTGTTCCTACAGCGATCAAAATGTTCAACTGGGTAGCGACAATCTACAAAGGTTCAGTACGTTTTGATTCTCCAATGTTGTTCGCTTTGGGCTTCTTGTTCTTGTTCGCCATCGGTGGTGTGACAGGTATCATGCTAGCAGTTCTTCCAATCGACGTTCACTTCCACGATACTTACTTCGTGGTAGCTCACTTCCACTACGTAATGGTGGGTGGTACTTTGATGGCGTTGATGGGTGGTTTCTACTACTGGTTCCCAAAAATGTTCGGCAAGATGTTCAACGAATCACTAGCTCGCTTGTCTTTCGTGTTCATCTTCGTTGGTTTCAACGTGACGTTCTTCCCTCAATTCGTATTGGGTGCGATGGGTATGCCACGTCGTTACTTCGACTACATCCCTGCATACGAAACTTTGAATAAGATTTCGACTGTAGGTTCTTGGTTGATTCTAACTGGTTTCTTGTTCGGTCTTTACACAATCGTTCAAGGTATCAGAAAAGGTGAGAAAGCTCCGATGAACCCTTGGGGTGCAAAAACTCTTGAGTGGCAAACGTCTTCTCCACCTCCTCACTTTAACTTTGATGTTGAACCAGTAGTAACTGCGGGGCCTTATGAGTACAGATAA
- the cyoE gene encoding heme o synthase, translating to MLKTYADLTKFGIVVFSVLTGLAGYATGFQIEHSFDWKIFLETLLGIYFLSSGSLALNQVQDWKLDQKMARTSKRPIASGKIKPAAGGILSVAFIFVGLQLLFGIEPVAGWVGLVCVVFYNGPYTLYLKKKWAYGAVPGAFPGALPVTIGYAAANPDIFNSESLYLFLIMFLWQMPHFWVLAIKYKDDYAAGGIPVLPVAKGLKETLFQINLYTLAYVGVAVAAPLFVHASWLYVLLTVPFVFKVLQEAYRYTKSNAQERFLAFFMWLNVSMLVFLVIPVIDKWNFLFIGSN from the coding sequence GTGTTAAAAACATACGCGGATCTTACTAAGTTTGGCATAGTCGTTTTTTCAGTTCTGACGGGACTGGCCGGCTATGCCACTGGTTTTCAAATCGAACACTCCTTTGACTGGAAAATCTTTCTTGAAACCTTGCTTGGGATTTATTTCCTAAGCTCTGGTTCATTGGCGTTGAACCAAGTTCAAGATTGGAAGCTTGATCAAAAGATGGCGCGCACTTCAAAGCGTCCCATTGCCTCTGGAAAAATCAAACCTGCTGCCGGTGGAATTCTTTCCGTTGCATTTATCTTTGTTGGTTTGCAGTTGTTGTTTGGTATCGAGCCTGTTGCGGGTTGGGTAGGACTTGTTTGCGTTGTGTTCTACAACGGACCGTACACTCTTTATTTGAAAAAGAAATGGGCTTACGGAGCTGTTCCTGGTGCGTTCCCTGGTGCTTTGCCAGTGACGATCGGCTATGCGGCAGCGAATCCTGATATCTTTAATTCTGAATCGTTGTACTTGTTCTTAATCATGTTCTTGTGGCAAATGCCGCACTTCTGGGTTTTGGCGATTAAGTACAAAGACGACTATGCAGCGGGTGGCATTCCTGTTTTGCCTGTGGCCAAAGGTTTGAAAGAAACTCTTTTCCAAATCAATTTGTACACGTTGGCATATGTCGGTGTTGCGGTGGCGGCGCCATTGTTCGTTCACGCAAGCTGGTTGTATGTGTTGTTAACGGTGCCGTTCGTATTCAAAGTCTTGCAAGAGGCTTATCGTTATACAAAATCAAATGCGCAAGAGCGTTTCCTTGCGTTCTTCATGTGGTTGAACGTTTCGATGCTGGTGTTTTTAGTGATCCCAGTAATCGACAAATGGAACTTCCTCTTCATCGGTTCCAATTAA
- the maiA gene encoding maleylacetoacetate isomerase, translated as MSSFVLYNYFRSSTSFRARVALNLKGIAFEYKPINLLKDEQHSAEYRALNPMGGIPTLVHDGKVIPDSSAILWYLEDLKPEPALQPKDAYLKARMRQICEIVNSSMHPYGNLKITKALIKDYGLSEEQKNQWFQRWIGEGLVALEKVLSQTSGTYCIGDQLTMADIYLYPQIITCQRFNTDLTPYPTIRKIYDNCHKHPEFMKAHFSRQIDTPEELRAK; from the coding sequence ATGTCCTCTTTTGTACTTTACAACTACTTTCGAAGCTCGACTTCCTTCCGTGCGCGCGTAGCTTTGAATCTTAAAGGCATCGCCTTCGAATACAAACCCATCAATCTTTTGAAGGATGAACAGCATTCTGCAGAGTACAGAGCGCTTAATCCCATGGGCGGTATTCCCACATTAGTTCATGACGGTAAGGTGATCCCAGATTCCTCTGCAATCTTGTGGTACTTGGAAGATCTAAAACCAGAACCCGCATTACAACCAAAAGACGCTTACCTAAAAGCACGCATGCGCCAAATTTGTGAAATCGTAAATTCTTCGATGCATCCTTATGGAAATTTGAAGATCACAAAAGCGTTGATCAAGGACTATGGTCTAAGTGAAGAACAAAAGAATCAATGGTTCCAACGCTGGATTGGCGAGGGATTAGTCGCATTGGAAAAAGTGTTGTCACAGACGTCAGGCACGTACTGCATCGGCGACCAACTGACAATGGCAGATATTTATCTGTATCCACAGATCATTACGTGTCAGCGTTTCAACACGGATTTAACTCCGTATCCAACGATCAGAAAAATCTACGACAATTGCCACAAGCATCCGGAATTTATGAAGGCACACTTCAGTCGACAAATCGACACACCCGAAGAGCTTCGCGCGAAATAA
- a CDS encoding outer membrane beta-barrel protein, which yields MNKLILSVLLVLGSISSVAMADVDYGLEVGIRSQSGDADATGSSTTSQTAIQFGGIIHYPISGGWHIRSGMLYTQRPLIVKTSGSTVENKVSMNYLDVPVAIMYKFEDYAGIFGGVSLGMNLDKSCDAPNCVVTDVKTPILPFIFGASFKFAPQLGATIYFESYGDTVAKSPPDNLKNYRAVGANLLITFN from the coding sequence ATGAATAAGCTGATTCTTTCAGTTTTACTTGTTTTGGGATCTATTTCTTCTGTAGCAATGGCTGACGTTGATTACGGTCTTGAAGTAGGTATTCGTTCGCAGTCAGGTGATGCTGATGCAACGGGCTCTTCAACGACTTCACAAACAGCCATTCAATTCGGTGGCATTATTCACTATCCGATCTCAGGTGGCTGGCACATTCGTTCGGGTATGCTTTATACACAAAGACCGTTGATCGTTAAAACATCTGGTTCAACTGTTGAAAATAAAGTTTCAATGAACTACTTGGATGTACCAGTTGCGATCATGTACAAGTTCGAAGACTACGCGGGCATTTTCGGTGGCGTATCTCTGGGTATGAACTTGGATAAATCTTGTGATGCTCCAAACTGTGTGGTGACGGATGTTAAAACTCCGATCTTGCCGTTTATCTTCGGTGCAAGCTTTAAGTTTGCTCCGCAATTGGGTGCGACTATTTACTTTGAAAGCTATGGCGACACTGTCGCGAAATCACCACCAGACAACTTGAAAAATTACAGAGCTGTCGGTGCGAATTTGTTGATTACTTTTAACTAG
- a CDS encoding cytochrome c oxidase subunit 3 family protein — MSTDNVAHPHSAHVSHHFKDATQEYDSGKQGIWLFMVTEILMFGAILVGYGIFHVLYPAMFAEGARELDWRLGFVNTLVLIFSSFTMALSIQLIQRNKTKQAALALATTVLCGAIFMVIKYFEWTHKFHLGFYPGRFLDVAKTHAEHANLGMYFGFYYCMTGLHGLHVLIGMGLIVWLLIRTIRGDFHSQYWIPVEGVGIFWHIVDLIWIFLFPLLYLVG, encoded by the coding sequence ATGAGTACAGATAACGTAGCACATCCACATTCAGCTCACGTGTCACATCACTTTAAAGATGCGACACAAGAGTACGACAGCGGTAAGCAAGGTATTTGGTTGTTCATGGTAACTGAGATCCTGATGTTCGGTGCGATCTTGGTTGGCTATGGTATCTTCCACGTTCTTTATCCTGCGATGTTCGCTGAAGGCGCAAGAGAGTTAGATTGGAGATTGGGTTTCGTAAATACCCTTGTTCTTATCTTCTCTTCTTTCACAATGGCTCTTTCGATCCAATTGATCCAAAGAAATAAAACGAAGCAAGCGGCTCTTGCCTTGGCAACGACTGTTCTTTGCGGCGCGATTTTCATGGTGATCAAATACTTCGAGTGGACTCATAAATTCCATTTGGGTTTCTACCCAGGTCGTTTCTTAGACGTAGCTAAAACTCACGCTGAGCATGCGAACCTTGGTATGTACTTCGGATTCTACTACTGCATGACAGGTCTTCACGGTCTTCACGTATTGATCGGTATGGGCTTGATCGTATGGTTGTTGATCAGAACGATCCGCGGTGATTTCCACTCTCAATACTGGATCCCGGTAGAGGGCGTTGGTATCTTCTGGCATATCGTCGACTTGATCTGGATCTTCCTATTCCCTCTTCTTTATTTGGTGGGTTAA
- a CDS encoding cytochrome C oxidase subunit IV family protein — MASNHNEKNDLNVLHPHISPTSMYLKVAAALFALTILTVVAHQFHEALGSFAGPIAFAIAAVKACLVLLYFMHLKDDNNMNRAIFASGFFFLVVLLLFSVIDIATRVLEVSPL; from the coding sequence ATGGCAAGCAATCATAACGAAAAAAACGATCTTAACGTTCTTCACCCGCACATCTCTCCAACTTCAATGTACTTGAAAGTTGCAGCAGCTTTGTTCGCGTTGACGATCTTGACTGTCGTAGCTCACCAATTCCATGAAGCTTTGGGATCATTTGCTGGTCCAATCGCGTTTGCAATTGCAGCGGTAAAAGCGTGTCTTGTTCTTTTGTACTTCATGCACTTGAAGGACGATAACAACATGAACCGCGCGATCTTTGCTTCTGGTTTCTTCTTCCTAGTAGTTCTTCTCCTCTTTAGCGTGATCGATATCGCGACTCGCGTTCTTGAGGTTAGTCCTCTATAA
- a CDS encoding cytochrome c, whose amino-acid sequence MSENRDHYNRGGLLAFGFSMAFVFVFFIYIVFVNKGVDLGENVVDPNAAKGPAGPAFDITTVKEPWVSSPELVAYGKKFFMTNCAMCHGNEGKGDGAAGAALNPKPRNFVEGKWTQGEGIIAHYKVLQHGIPGSSMAAFGHFKPADRWAVLQFIESITNNKSKDDPAKVAEFAKTAQ is encoded by the coding sequence ATGTCTGAAAATAGAGATCATTATAATCGTGGTGGATTACTTGCGTTCGGCTTTTCAATGGCCTTCGTATTTGTATTCTTCATTTACATCGTGTTCGTGAACAAGGGTGTGGATCTTGGTGAAAACGTTGTTGATCCAAATGCGGCGAAAGGCCCTGCGGGTCCTGCGTTTGATATCACGACTGTGAAAGAGCCATGGGTTTCTTCTCCTGAATTGGTTGCTTACGGTAAGAAATTCTTCATGACAAACTGTGCGATGTGCCACGGTAACGAAGGTAAAGGTGACGGTGCTGCGGGTGCGGCTTTGAATCCAAAACCACGTAACTTCGTTGAAGGTAAATGGACTCAAGGTGAAGGTATCATCGCTCACTACAAAGTGTTGCAACATGGTATCCCTGGTTCATCAATGGCTGCTTTCGGTCACTTCAAACCAGCTGATCGTTGGGCTGTTCTTCAGTTCATCGAATCTATCACAAATAACAAATCTAAAGACGATCCTGCTAAAGTTGCTGAGTTTGCGAAAACTGCACAGTAA
- the coxB gene encoding cytochrome c oxidase subunit II, which translates to MMWFNLAKAQSFMPTEGTEIAKQVDNLYGFLLITSFIACVLVIGGMIYFVYKYKRKSDNDKTAYISHNTALEFLWSFIPLVIFLAVFAWGWYIYHGMRTMPKNALEINVLGKQWAWEIEYKNGFKAVNEVVVPVNTDVKLLLTSQDVIHSFFVPSFRIKQDAVPGRYTALWFNATKLGEFHIFCAEYCGTSHSGMIGKLRVVTQEEFNKYLEEGQEEGQLPLAKRGEKLFALKACASCHSVDSPAVKVGPSLFKKFGTEEVLEGGAKVVVDENYLRESILQPNAKIVNGFPHGVMPTFQGQINENELNALVEYVKSLSGK; encoded by the coding sequence ATGATGTGGTTTAATTTAGCGAAGGCCCAATCCTTCATGCCAACAGAAGGGACCGAGATTGCCAAGCAGGTGGACAATCTTTATGGTTTCTTGCTGATTACAAGTTTCATCGCCTGCGTGCTCGTTATCGGCGGCATGATCTACTTCGTTTATAAATATAAACGTAAGTCAGACAACGACAAAACAGCATACATCTCTCACAACACAGCGTTGGAGTTCTTGTGGTCATTCATTCCACTTGTGATCTTCTTGGCGGTGTTCGCTTGGGGTTGGTACATCTACCACGGCATGAGAACTATGCCGAAGAATGCTCTAGAGATTAACGTTCTTGGTAAACAATGGGCTTGGGAAATCGAATACAAAAACGGTTTCAAAGCAGTTAACGAAGTTGTTGTTCCAGTAAACACAGACGTTAAACTTCTTTTGACTTCTCAAGACGTGATCCACTCTTTCTTCGTACCAAGCTTCCGTATCAAACAAGACGCGGTTCCAGGTCGTTACACAGCTTTATGGTTCAATGCGACTAAATTGGGTGAATTCCATATCTTCTGCGCAGAATATTGCGGAACTTCTCACTCAGGCATGATCGGTAAATTGCGTGTTGTAACTCAAGAAGAGTTCAACAAGTACCTTGAAGAGGGACAAGAAGAAGGCCAACTTCCATTGGCTAAACGTGGTGAAAAGCTTTTTGCTTTGAAAGCCTGCGCATCTTGCCACTCTGTTGATAGCCCTGCTGTAAAAGTAGGTCCTTCATTGTTCAAAAAATTCGGAACGGAAGAAGTTCTTGAAGGCGGCGCAAAAGTGGTGGTTGACGAAAACTATCTTCGTGAATCGATCCTTCAGCCAAATGCGAAGATCGTGAATGGCTTCCCTCACGGTGTGATGCCAACGTTCCAAGGTCAAATTAACGAAAACGAGCTAAACGCACTTGTTGAGTACGTTAAAAGCTTGAGTGGTAAATAA
- a CDS encoding superoxide dismutase family protein: protein MKQFASAVLLTFALGACAQKPVEPVAPATPPPPPAPTKAQAVLKAAKGTKQKGMVHLTEATPGHMTVEVMVEGLKPGPHGFHIHEKGDCSGKDFSAAGGHFNPTGVKHGAPGTGSHAGDMGNIMVDRKGKATVTINVEGIDLGPGPNGIVGKSIIVHQGKDDLKSQPAGNSGPRVLCGVIEAM, encoded by the coding sequence ATGAAACAATTCGCATCTGCTGTCCTTCTTACTTTCGCACTTGGTGCTTGCGCACAAAAACCTGTGGAGCCTGTTGCTCCAGCAACACCACCACCTCCTCCAGCTCCAACAAAAGCTCAAGCTGTGTTGAAAGCTGCTAAAGGTACAAAACAAAAAGGCATGGTTCACCTTACTGAAGCAACTCCAGGTCATATGACAGTGGAAGTTATGGTAGAAGGTTTGAAACCAGGTCCTCATGGTTTCCATATTCATGAAAAAGGCGACTGCTCTGGTAAAGATTTCTCTGCAGCAGGTGGTCACTTCAATCCAACTGGCGTAAAACACGGTGCTCCTGGTACAGGCTCACATGCTGGCGATATGGGTAACATCATGGTTGACCGTAAAGGTAAAGCAACTGTGACTATCAACGTAGAAGGCATTGATTTGGGCCCAGGTCCAAACGGTATCGTTGGTAAATCAATCATCGTTCACCAAGGTAAAGATGATTTGAAATCGCAACCAGCAGGTAATTCTGGTCCACGCGTTCTTTGCGGCGTGATCGAAGCGATGTAA
- a CDS encoding SCO family protein: MLTTKLVLKSKTNGAALLTAAFVVLFSTASFAYNGPEAGMAASDKAPELQGIGIDEHLGKKIDLNTSFKDENGQTVTLGSYFDGKHPVIISPVYFACPGLCNFHLNGLTDALKLMDKEWTVGKKYKILSVSFDSKETPDLALHKKDTYMKLYGREGAEKSWHFLTGNEASVQAITKELGFKFRWDEQSKEWAHASAAVVISPDGTISRYLPGIMFQPQDIKIALNEAAEGKIGSFVDSLVLYCFKYDPHQSKFVLAAVQVMKLGGALMVLLMVLWLLPVYIRSRRAKNNSAGR; this comes from the coding sequence ATGCTTACGACGAAGCTTGTTTTGAAATCAAAAACAAACGGAGCGGCTCTGCTTACAGCCGCTTTTGTCGTTTTGTTTTCAACAGCTTCTTTTGCCTACAACGGTCCTGAAGCGGGCATGGCTGCAAGTGATAAAGCGCCAGAGCTTCAAGGTATCGGTATCGATGAGCATCTTGGTAAAAAAATCGATTTGAATACTTCGTTCAAAGACGAAAACGGACAAACAGTAACATTGGGTTCTTACTTTGATGGTAAACACCCAGTGATTATCTCGCCTGTGTATTTTGCTTGTCCTGGTCTTTGCAACTTCCATCTTAACGGTTTGACTGATGCTCTTAAGCTTATGGACAAAGAGTGGACGGTCGGCAAGAAATACAAAATCTTGTCTGTGAGTTTCGATTCGAAAGAAACTCCGGATCTCGCTTTACATAAAAAAGACACTTACATGAAGTTGTATGGTCGCGAAGGTGCAGAAAAATCTTGGCACTTCCTTACTGGCAACGAAGCTTCTGTTCAAGCAATCACAAAAGAACTTGGTTTTAAATTCAGATGGGATGAGCAATCTAAAGAGTGGGCACATGCTTCAGCAGCAGTTGTGATCTCTCCAGATGGCACAATTTCCCGCTACCTTCCTGGGATCATGTTTCAACCTCAGGATATCAAAATCGCATTGAATGAAGCAGCGGAAGGCAAGATTGGTTCTTTCGTAGATTCTTTAGTGCTCTATTGTTTTAAGTATGACCCACATCAGAGCAAATTCGTGTTAGCTGCCGTTCAAGTTATGAAACTTGGTGGCGCATTGATGGTTCTGTTGATGGTTTTATGGTTATTGCCGGTTTATATCCGCTCGCGCAGAGCTAAGAATAATTCGGCGGGGAGATAA
- a CDS encoding fumarylacetoacetate hydrolase family protein, whose product MKLGSLKSKESLDGVLCVVSRDLKTAVKVPQIAANLREAMEKWSENQAALEKVYSDLNEGKAAGSFAVNEQDFHSALPRTWLFADGSAFIYHIKLVRMARKAPLPETLTTVPLMYQGECGQFLAPTEEIPQRDVAHGTDFEGEVGIITDFVPMGVTPDQALKHIKLFVLINDVSLRGLIPEELAGGFGFFQSKPASALSPFAVTADELGEAYKEGRVHLPLNVDYNGKFFGKANAGAMHFHFGQLIAHAAKTRNLAAGTVIGSGTVSNDDHSTGSSCLAEVRMIETIETGEIKTPFMKAGDTVEMKMFNEKGENVFGRIFQKVKAVQ is encoded by the coding sequence GTGAAACTTGGATCTTTGAAATCGAAAGAAAGCTTGGACGGCGTATTGTGCGTCGTTAGCCGTGATTTAAAAACAGCCGTGAAGGTTCCGCAGATTGCTGCGAATCTTCGCGAAGCAATGGAAAAATGGAGCGAAAACCAAGCTGCTCTAGAAAAAGTTTATTCTGATCTGAATGAAGGCAAAGCGGCTGGTTCTTTCGCAGTAAACGAACAAGATTTCCATTCAGCGTTGCCACGCACGTGGTTGTTCGCTGATGGTTCGGCGTTTATCTATCACATCAAGCTTGTGCGTATGGCGCGCAAAGCTCCACTTCCAGAAACTTTGACGACTGTGCCTTTGATGTATCAAGGCGAGTGCGGTCAATTCTTGGCTCCGACGGAAGAGATTCCTCAGCGTGACGTTGCTCACGGTACGGACTTCGAAGGTGAAGTGGGAATCATCACTGATTTTGTTCCAATGGGTGTGACTCCTGATCAGGCATTGAAACACATCAAACTTTTTGTGTTGATCAATGACGTGTCTTTGCGCGGTTTGATTCCTGAAGAATTGGCAGGCGGTTTCGGCTTCTTCCAAAGTAAACCAGCTTCTGCATTGTCACCATTTGCTGTGACGGCTGATGAATTGGGCGAAGCTTACAAAGAAGGTCGTGTTCATTTGCCATTAAACGTTGATTACAACGGTAAGTTCTTTGGTAAAGCGAATGCAGGTGCGATGCATTTCCATTTCGGTCAGTTGATCGCTCACGCAGCGAAAACTAGAAACTTGGCAGCAGGCACAGTTATCGGCAGCGGTACGGTTTCAAACGATGATCACAGTACAGGTTCAAGTTGTTTGGCGGAAGTGCGCATGATCGAAACGATCGAGACAGGCGAAATCAAAACGCCGTTCATGAAAGCGGGCGACACTGTTGAAATGAAAATGTTCAACGAAAAGGGTGAAAACGTTTTCGGAAGAATCTTCCAAAAAGTAAAAGCTGTCCAATAG